The DNA window CACGTAGCGGGGAAAATTAGGCTTGTCGCCGTCGATGAACACGAGGTCGTAGGCGGCATCGGTCAGCCTGGGCAGGACGTCGCCCGCGCGGCCCGAAATGGTGCGCGTCCGGTTCGCCGGGCTTCCGGCTTCGTGGAATGCCTCGCGCGCGGCCTTGAGGTGCTCGACGTCGACATCGATGGTGGTCAGCACGGCCTGCGGCCCGAGCCCGCGGAGGATGCACACGCCGGACACCCCGGCGCCCGTGCCGATCTCGACGGCGGTCTGCGCCTTTGATGCTGCCGCCAGCACCGTCAGCACGGCTCCCACTCCGCGTCCGATGGGGGTCACACCCAGCTCAAATGATCGTTCCCGGGCGCGCAGCAGGACCTCGTCCTCGGCAG is part of the Arthrobacter sp. KBS0703 genome and encodes:
- a CDS encoding O-methyltransferase, with translation MSADKSTSWSYAEDLPAEDEVLLRARERSFELGVTPIGRGVGAVLTVLAAASKAQTAVEIGTGAGVSGVCILRGLGPQAVLTTIDVDVEHLKAAREAFHEAGSPANRTRTISGRAGDVLPRLTDAAYDLVFIDGDKPNFPRYVEQAVRLLKSGGLLIVNDALDKDRVSNPAARDATTVVLRQVGKSVRDDDRLSSAMLPTGDGLLVAVKK